In a genomic window of Halobiforma lacisalsi AJ5:
- a CDS encoding methyltransferase domain-containing protein: MYLLELGGEDDAFAACEARSAATGVERIAPGLAVANAVVPDRVRGLAYTHRASDLLGRTDADLESARALLEAAPIDLEGSVAVRATDVHGSTGVSTERAERELGQVLVDRGFSVDLEDPDHLLRATFSEGRLADDADGGVLEADDDPRGEHVSVCALGWLAAESVRDFGERAPTDKPFFQPGSMDPLLARAIANVVGARPGATVLDPMCGTGGVLVEAGLVGADVIGTDAQRKMAEGARENLRGFLDREDPSPTGVERGAWSVGRGDATRLPLADDAVDGVVFDAPYGRQSKIDTHRLEDLVAGALSEARRVAPRAVVVADRSWAAEARDAGWTLEAAFERRVHRSLTRYVLVLSDAD; the protein is encoded by the coding sequence GTGTACCTGCTGGAGCTCGGCGGCGAGGACGATGCGTTCGCGGCCTGCGAGGCGAGAAGCGCCGCGACCGGCGTCGAGCGGATCGCACCCGGGCTCGCCGTCGCGAACGCCGTCGTCCCCGACCGTGTCCGCGGACTCGCCTACACACACCGGGCGAGCGACCTCCTCGGGCGGACCGACGCCGACCTCGAGAGCGCTCGGGCGCTGCTCGAGGCCGCGCCGATCGATCTGGAGGGCTCGGTCGCAGTGCGGGCAACGGACGTCCACGGTTCGACGGGGGTCAGCACGGAGCGAGCGGAGCGGGAACTCGGCCAGGTCCTGGTCGACCGCGGGTTCTCCGTGGACCTCGAGGACCCCGACCACCTGTTGCGGGCGACGTTCTCGGAGGGTCGACTCGCGGACGACGCGGACGGCGGCGTCCTCGAGGCCGACGACGATCCCCGCGGCGAGCACGTCTCCGTCTGTGCCCTCGGCTGGCTCGCAGCCGAGAGCGTCCGGGACTTCGGCGAGCGCGCGCCGACGGACAAACCTTTCTTCCAGCCCGGGAGCATGGATCCCCTGCTGGCCCGCGCGATCGCCAACGTCGTCGGTGCGCGGCCCGGTGCGACCGTCCTCGACCCGATGTGTGGCACCGGCGGCGTGCTCGTGGAAGCCGGCCTCGTCGGCGCGGACGTGATCGGTACCGACGCCCAGCGAAAGATGGCCGAGGGCGCCCGCGAGAACCTGCGGGGTTTCCTCGACCGTGAGGACCCCTCGCCGACCGGAGTCGAGCGCGGGGCCTGGTCGGTCGGTCGCGGCGACGCGACCCGGCTTCCACTGGCCGACGACGCGGTCGACGGCGTCGTCTTCGACGCGCCCTACGGCCGCCAGTCGAAGATCGACACCCACCGGCTCGAGGACCTCGTCGCCGGGGCGCTATCGGAAGCGCGGCGCGTGGCTCCGCGGGCGGTCGTCGTCGCCGACCGGTCGTGGGCCGCCGAGGCTCGGGACGCCGGCTGGACGCTCGAGGCGGCGTTCGAGCGGCGCGTCCACCGCTCGCTGACGCGGTACGTGCTGGTGCTTTCGGACGCCGACTAG
- a CDS encoding acyl-CoA thioesterase, whose amino-acid sequence MPTVLETYIENRFRVQPNHANNNDTLHGGNLMKWLDEVAAMSAMRFAGETCVTAQVNELDFERPIGIGDTALIEAYVYDSGRTSVHVALRAWREEPRSGEAEKTTESSFTFVAIDEDGSPVSVPDLTVESDEGRELRERALEAEY is encoded by the coding sequence ATGCCGACCGTCCTCGAGACCTACATCGAGAACCGGTTTCGCGTCCAGCCCAACCACGCGAACAACAACGACACGCTCCACGGCGGGAACCTGATGAAGTGGCTCGACGAGGTTGCCGCGATGTCCGCGATGCGCTTCGCGGGCGAGACCTGCGTCACCGCGCAGGTGAACGAACTCGACTTCGAGCGCCCGATCGGGATCGGCGACACGGCGTTGATCGAGGCCTACGTCTACGATTCCGGCCGGACGAGCGTCCACGTCGCCCTGCGAGCCTGGCGCGAGGAACCCCGCAGCGGCGAGGCCGAGAAGACGACCGAGTCCTCGTTCACCTTCGTCGCGATCGACGAGGACGGCTCGCCGGTCTCGGTTCCGGACCTCACCGTCGAGAGCGACGAGGGCCGGGAACTGCGCGAGCGGGCGCTCGAGGCGGAGTACTGA
- a CDS encoding bacteriorhodopsin: MIDLPVWFAIGALGMFVGTVAFVWGGLSADEGYVRYYATLAAISLIATVAYAVMALEIGWYTVDGREVFIPRYIDWILTTPLLLAFLGLLADADRDTLLKVVGVNTVVMVAGFAGAVLSGTERFALFAVGGLAYVGLVYLVVGPMTAQAAGQDDGIESLFTSLRNLTIILWSVYPVIWLLSPAGFALLTPGVDVMLITYLDLLTKVGFGLIALNASTVIEAEYETTGIEAGAEQPA; this comes from the coding sequence ATGATCGACCTCCCGGTCTGGTTCGCGATCGGTGCCCTCGGCATGTTCGTCGGCACGGTGGCGTTCGTCTGGGGCGGCCTCTCGGCCGACGAGGGGTACGTGCGATACTACGCTACTCTGGCGGCGATCAGCCTGATCGCGACCGTCGCGTACGCGGTGATGGCCCTCGAGATCGGCTGGTACACGGTCGACGGCCGCGAGGTGTTCATTCCCCGGTACATCGACTGGATCCTCACGACGCCGCTGTTGCTCGCATTCCTCGGATTGCTCGCGGATGCCGACCGGGATACCCTCCTCAAGGTCGTCGGCGTCAACACCGTCGTGATGGTCGCGGGCTTCGCGGGAGCCGTCCTCTCGGGCACCGAGCGGTTCGCGCTCTTTGCTGTCGGTGGCCTCGCGTACGTGGGGCTCGTCTACCTCGTCGTCGGCCCGATGACGGCACAGGCCGCCGGGCAGGACGACGGCATCGAGTCGCTGTTTACCAGCCTGCGGAACCTCACGATCATCCTCTGGTCGGTGTATCCGGTCATCTGGCTGCTCAGCCCCGCCGGGTTCGCGCTGCTCACCCCCGGCGTGGACGTAATGCTGATCACCTACCTCGACCTCCTGACGAAGGTCGGGTTCGGCCTGATCGCGCTCAACGCGAGTACGGTCATCGAGGCCGAGTACGAGACGACGGGGATCGAAGCCGGCGCCGAACAGCCGGCCTGA